One window from the genome of Kluyveromyces marxianus DMKU3-1042 DNA, complete genome, chromosome 3 encodes:
- the mug14 gene encoding uncharacterized protein, translated as MSTTNTEVHTEEVGKLSTRTQGVHNLSTGGFKYRNLRPEFKDKYEERRHTLEHMAGVFRVFGRRGYGEGAAGHVSVRDPVDRNTFWINPLGVHFSQIKVSDLVHVDENCNILPDGNQVAINAAGFKIHSHLHKARPDVNAACHTHSTYGKAWSTFGRPLEMLNQDVCMFYKKHTVYESFGGVVLEDEEGERLSQALGDNKAIILQNHGLLTVGETVDEAGYLFTLMEKCCEVQLLVEAAARSGLEKKIIGDEEAYYTYFNTSDPETLYTEFQLDYNLELELTKGAFLE; from the coding sequence ATGTCAACTACTAATACAGAGGTGCatacagaagaagtagGGAAGTTGAGCACTCGCACACAGGGTGTGCACAACCTCTCTACAGGTGGATTCAAGTACAGGAACTTGCGTCCTGAGTTCAAAGACAAGTATGAAGAACGTAGACACACGCTCGAACACATGGCTGGTGTGTTTCGTGTGTTTGGCAGACGTGGATACGGCGAAGGTGCAGCAGGTCACGTGTCCGTAAGAGATCCAGTGGACAGAAATACATTCTGGATCAATCCGCTAGGAGTGCACTTCTCTCAGATCAAGGTGTCGGACTTGGTACATGTTGACGAGAATTGTAACATCTTGCCTGATGGGAACCAAGTTGCGATTAACGCGGCAGGATTCAAGATCCACTCTCATTTGCACAAAGCACGGCCAGATGTGAATGCAGCGTGCCACACGCACTCGACGTATGGTAAGGCATGGTCTACGTTTGGCAGGCCCTTGGAGATGTTGAACCAGGACGTTTGTATGTTTTACAAGAAGCACACTGTGTATGAATCGTTTGGAGGCGTGGTgcttgaagatgaggagGGCGAGCGTCTTTCCCAGGCTCTTGGGGACAATAAGGCTATCATTTTGCAGAACCACGGTCTTTTGACTGTGGGAGAGACGGTAGACGAGGCTGGGTATTTATTCACGTTGATGGAGAAGTGCTGTGAGGTGCAGCTCTTGGTGGAAGCTGCTGCGAGATCGGGGcttgagaagaagataattGGCGATGAGGAGGCATACTACACTTATTTCAATACGTCTGACCCGGAAACGTTGTACACAGAGTTCCAACTCGACTACAACCTCGAGCTTGAGCTAACGAAAGGTGCGTTCTTGGAGTAG
- the RNH1 gene encoding RNA-DNA hybrid ribonuclease codes for MAKKAYYAVARGRQTGIFSTWAECEAAVRKYPNAKFKKFESSSEATQFVRGNSNGNGQSHGPAQGQGTASRPPSSGYNNRPSSGGVKKPSSTYNNRAPTSYKSTAGPSFYAVRSNNPDAPSRVFTNWTDCQAYVRGKRHMSFKKFPTKEQATAFSTGQASLQTTYAHMNTTESEFINQYKIPQQAAPAVKVAPNPSHVYCDGSSLSNGSGRARAGYGVYFENENIRIAKPLTSGPQTNNRAELTAVHEALDHIWNELESNSSSSSSSEVNVKKYTIHTDSEYVVKLLNDYSKHSTPQQLKAAPNGDIVAPLVQTYNKVKQYYDVNKDVLGLGAEDGLQVDWVKGHAGVPGNEVADQLAREGAARGIHS; via the coding sequence ATGGCGAAAAAGGCGTACTATGCGGTGGCGAGAGGCAGACAAACGGGCATATTCAGCACCTGGGCAGAGTGCGAAGCAGCGGTGAGGAAATACCCGAATGccaagttcaagaagtttgaGAGCAGCAGCGAGGCAACTCAGTTTGTACGGGGAAATagcaatggcaatggccaGTCCCATGGCCCAGCCCAGGGCCAAGGGACTGCCAGCAGGCCACCGTCCAGTGGCTACAACAACAGACCTTCCTCCGGTGGTGTTAAAAAACCGTCCAGCACTTACAACAACAGAGCCCCCACCAGCTACAAAAGCACCGCTGGACCCTCCTTCTACGCCGTCAGAAGCAACAACCCAGACGCCCCCAGCAGAGTATTCACCAACTGGACCGACTGCCAGGCGTACGTCCGTGGGAAAAGACACATGtccttcaagaagttcCCAACCAAAGAACAGGCCACCGCCTTCTCTACGGGCCAGGCTTCCCTGCAAACAACATACGCACACATGAACACCACCGAGTCAGAGTTCATCAACCAATACAAAATCCCCCAGCAAGCCGCACCAGCCGTCAAAGTAGCCCCAAACCCAAGCCACGTCTACTGCGACGGCTCCTCATTGAGCAACGGGAGCGGCCGCGCCAGGGCAGGCTACGGCGTGTACTtcgaaaacgaaaacatCAGGATCGCCAAACCCTTAACCTCGGGCCCCCAGACAAACAACAGGGCCGAACTAACCGCAGTCCACGAAGCCCTAGACCATATCTGGAACGAACTCGAATCCAactcctcctcctcctcctcctccgAAGTGAACGTGAAAAAATACACAATCCACACAGACAGCGAGTACGTCGTGAAGCTTTTGAACGACTACTCGAAACACTCCACGCCGCAGCAGCTGAAAGCCGCACCCAACGGCGACATCGTCGCCCCGTTGGTGCAAACCTACAACAAGGTCAAGCAGTACTACGACGTCAACAAAGACGTCCTGGGCCTGGGCGCAGAAGACGGCTTGCAGGTCGACTGGGTCAAGGGCCACGCCGGCGTCCCGGGCAACGAAGTTGCCGACCAGCTTGCGCGAGAGGGCGCAGCAAGAGGCATCCATAGTTGA
- the FAA1 gene encoding long-chain-fatty-acid--CoA ligase 1, which produces MVAQYSVPVGKAANEHETAPRRNAKAKNGPVTKPDGMKCTTVYEFVVECFEKYGGRHGMGWRDTIDVHREKKKIMKKIDGKETEVEKEWLYYELTGYKYSSYSELNEIMHDYGRGLVKMGLKPHSEDKVHLFASTSHRWMKTFLATQSQAIPVVTAYDTLGENGLIHSMVQTDTRAMFVDNALLSKLYNAVQKATNLKYIIHSEPIDPNDKRDEGRLYKEAADAVAKLKEIRPDLEIYSMDEIIEKGKAAKGEIEPNPPTPEDLSCIMYTSGSTGDPKGVVLKHYNIVAGLGGISSIVTNRPEHVSVNDRVIAFLPLAHIFELAFELITFYWGATLGYANVKTLTDMSVRNCQGDMKEFQPTIMVGVAAVWESVRKGIIAQVNKLPALTQKVFWAGYSAKIKMKKYHIPGGDTLGNVLFKKVREATGGHLRLVLNGGSPLSRDAQEFITNLICPMLIGYGLTETMANTTILAPEHFEYEIAGDLLCSITVKLVDVEELGYFAKNNQGEVWIKGAPVLTEYYKNEAETKASITEDGWFKTGDIAEWTPKGQLKVIDRKKNLVKTMNGEYIALEKLESIYRSSPYVHNICVYADQTKVKPVGIIVPNEAAVAEKAIKLGLLEKGEDVTHLYHDDKLRHEILSDLWKTARSQGLNGIELIQGIVIFEEEWTPQNGYVTSAQKLQRKKILAAVQKDVDSLYANSN; this is translated from the coding sequence ATGGTTGCTCAGTACTCTGTCCCTGTTGGGAAAGCAGCTAATGAGCATGAGACAGCTCCCAGAAGAAATGCGAAGGCGAAGAATGGGCCAGTGACGAAGCCAGATGGGATGAAGTGCACGACAGTGTATGAGTTTGTTGTGGAGTGTTTTGAGAAGTACGGTGGGCGCCATGGTATGGGGTGGAGAGACACGATTGATGTGCATCgtgagaagaagaagattatgaagaagattgacGGGAAGGAGACTGAGGTTGAGAAGGAGTGGTTGTACTATGAGTTGACTGGGTACAAGTACAGTTCGTACAGCGAGTTAAACGAGATCATGCACGATTACGGGCGTGGTTTGGTGAAGATGGGGTTGAAGCCTCATTCCGAGGACAAGGTGCATCTTTTCGCTTCGACGTCGCACAGATGGATGAAGACGTTTTTGGCTACGCAGTCGCAGGCCATTCCAGTGGTTACTGCGTACGACACGCTAGGTGAGAACGGGTTGATCCACTCGATGGTGCAAACGGATACCAGGGCGATGTTTGTGGACAACGCTTTGCTAAGCAAGTTGTACAATGCTGTGCAAAAGGCCACGAACCTGAAGTACATTATCCACTCGGAGCCAATCGACCCTAACGACAAGAGAGACGAGGGCAGATTGTACAAGGAAGCAGCCGATGCCGTTGCCAAGCTAAAGGAGATCAGACCAGACCTTGAAATATACTCGATGGACGAGATTATCGAGAAGGGTAAGGCGGCAAAGGGCGAAATTGAGCCAAACCCACCAACGCCAGAGGATCTGTCGTGTATCATGTACACTTCTGGTTCCACCGGTGATCCAAAGGGTGTTGTCTTGAAGCATTACAACATCGTTGCCGGGTTGGGTGGTATCTCCTCTATCGTCACTAACAGACCAGAACACGTTTCCGTTAACGACCGTGTTATTGCATTCTTGCCCTTGGCTCACATTTTCGAGTTGGCCTTCGAGTTGATCACTTTCTACTGGGGTGCCACCCTAGGTTACGCCAACGTCAAGACTTTGACCGACATGTCGGTGCGGAACTGCCAAGGTGACATGAAGGAGTTCCAACCAACAATCATGGTCGGTGTCGCTGCCGTTTGGGAAAGTGTTAGAAAGGGTATCATTGCCCAAGTGAATAAGTTGCCAGCTTTGACCCAAAAGGTGTTTTGGGCAGGTTACTCCGCTAAGatcaagatgaagaagtaccACATCCCAGGTGGCGATACCTTGGGTAACgtcttgttcaagaaggtCAGAGAAGCTACCGGTGGCCATCTAAGATTGGTTTTGAACGGTGGTTCGCCATTGTCTAGAGACGCACAAGAATTCATCACAAACTTGATCTGTCCAATGTTGATCGGTTACGGTTTAACGGAAACCATGGCCAACACCACAATTTTGGCCCCAGAACACTTCGAATACGAGATTGCTGGTGACTTGTTGTGCAGTATCACCGTTAAATTGGTCGATGTGGAAGAGTTGGGCTATTTCGCCAAGAACAACCAAGGTGAAGTTTGGATTAAGGGTGCTCCAGTGCTGACTGAATACTACAAGAACGAAGCCGAAACCAAGGCCTCCATCACCGAAGATGGTTGGTTCAAGACCGGTGATATCGCAGAATGGACTCCAAAGGGTCAATTGAAGGTTATTGACCGTAAGAAGAACTTGGTCAAGACCATGAACGGTGAATACATTGCTTTGGAAAAGTTGGAGTCGATTTACAGATCTTCCCCATACGTCCATAACATTTGTGTTTACGCAGATCAAACTAAGGTCAAGCCAGTTGGTATCATCGTGCCTAACGAAGCCGCTGTCGCCGAAAAGGCTATCAAGTTGGGCTTGTTAGAAAAGGGTGAAGACGTTACACACTTGTATCATGACGACAAGCTAAGACACGAAATTCTGTCGGATTTGTGGAAGACTGCTAGAAGCCAGGGCTTGAACGGTATCGAGCTAATTCAAGGTATTGttatctttgaagaagaatggaCTCCACAAAACGGATACGTCACCTCTGCTCAGAAActacaaagaaagaagattCTTGCTGCAGTTCAAAAGGATGTCGACAGCTTGTATGccaattccaattga
- the CLD1 gene encoding carboxylic ester hydrolase, which yields MSSRSSSSQLWNTLRRYTEITGVINRFRKDHAIGSSFSNSGSNSNEQINVRTNRKSTAPTALPLMQIITNLHRLFPLSFSRSFEDFHQFTVNKEVFQENLLSVLPYYPVSSSRYTAKVIRTPVGDSGNYINEFQITPVRASHGESMAPDGTPLKHIILVHGYGAGLGFFIKNFNALLSENVVIHAIDLPGYGFSSRPKFPFSYPKDSYLAVENYFHDMLHQWFEQKGLTRSWESNFVVAHSMGAYIFALYANKYKHFRKLVMCSPGGVSRNESMPSPPWWFVKMWDKNISPFSLVRNSGRLGSKLVSGWSSRRFGLDHPHFEKIHRYTYGIFNQPGSGEYMLSFMLGCGGWPRVPLESRLFTDKNFKCGHLDWLWLYGDGDWMDVNGGRRINEFLKKNNIKSSLAVVPDAGHHLYWDNDSFFNDIVKREIIKN from the coding sequence ATGTCCAgtcgttcttcttcgtcacAACTCTGGAACACTCTCCGGCGTTACACGGAAATAACTGGGGTAATTAATCGATTTAGAAAAGACCATGCAATAGGTTCTTCGTTTTCTAATAGCGGAAGTAACTCGAATGAGCAGATTAATGTTAGGACAAACCGGAAATCTACAGCGCCTACTGCTCTACCGTTGATGCAGATAATTACTAATTTGCACAGGTTGTTTCCGCTATCTTTTTCGAGATCATTTGAAGACTTCCATCAGTTCACGGTGAATAAAGAGGTTTTCCAAGAAAACCTTCTATCTGTGTTACCATATTATCCAGTGTCTTCATCTCGTTATACTGCTAAAGTTATTAGGACCCCTGTTGGAGACTCGGGAAACTATATCAACGAATTTCAAATTACACCCGTTAGAGCCAGCCACGGGGAATCGATGGCACCTGATGGGACGCCATTGAAACACATTATACTTGTCCATGGCTACGGGGCGGGTTTGGGTTTCTTCATTAAGAATTTTAATGCGTTGTTGTCTGAAAACGTGGTTATTCATGCGATAGACCTGCCTGGCTATGGTTTTTCATCTCGACCAAAATTCCCATTTAGCTATCCAAAGGATTCGTATCTTGCTGTTGAGAACTACTTTCACGACATGTTACACCAGTGGTTTGAGCAAAAAGGGTTAACACGGTCGTGGGAAAGTAATTTTGTGGTTGCTCATTCGATGGGTGCATATATTTTTGCGCTTTACGCTAACAAATATAAGCATTTCAGGAAACTTGTTATGTGTTCGCCTGGGGGTGTATCAAGAAATGAATCAATGCCATCACCTCCTTGGTGGTTTGTGAAGATGTGGGACAAGAACATTTCCCCATTTTCCCTTGTGAGAAACTCAGGTCGTCTTGGCTCGAAACTTGTTAGTGGATGGAGTTCTCGCAGGTTTGGTTTGGACCACCCacactttgaaaagatccaTCGCTACACTTATGGTATATTCAACCAGCCAGGTTCTGGTGAATATATGTTGTCTTTCATGTTGGGATGCGGTGGCTGGCCTAGGGTGCCATTGGAATCAAGACTTTTTACGGATAAGAATTTCAAATGTGGTCATTTGGATTGGTTATGGTTGTACGGTGATGGCGATTGGATGGATGTCAATGGAGGAAGACGAATCAACGAATtcttaaagaaaaataacATCAAGAGCTCTCTAGCGGTGGTTCCTGACGCAGGGCATCACCTATATTGGGATAACGATTCCTTCTTTAACGATATCGTTAAGCGGGAAATAATCAAAAACTAA
- the MUB1 gene encoding MYND-type zinc finger protein MUB1: protein MREANYRSVTANRATVIISQTVYDRRALDNVADLPLINSLNHLAALCSNSELIREAISQDGALERLVSILHECYIPLANLPQNTLNQNLNPLQTVKRDRQLAYLSWKWTLAYQCLVLTGTRGTPYMREQVVKSGIIPIIATVLDNYMIYAKNFDFINNTPIPFTFSELVDMDSDLFQLTEEELQTLNEMVDPSDPYYKEYMAMEKLKLLVGQAGNQFGFDLENVAGLHLKPNVVTELDTDWQSMAQEELCVPLPGSALENVLIMPPRRFFLGKMIPELDDVTWAVQLLAFLTKNTAVKPVLQKTTLVDSLSFRPILENAKRRMSRTMELDMTPLSLHAEASDEGEDGEEEEEEDDDSEEPPEDRMDLSPDVTLIGKYFKEIEHLFVTKQKEHEEEEIYTEKVDDILSVRIKKEEVLRENFKQYCQQQEECSRELTSEDWNRIFNYDTINLFALVERFTVKGSLNGMVNYWSSVIMRNSCRKHEATGVRQCANLNCGKWEDHPKQFPKCRRCKRTKYCSRLCQLESWDYHRFWCQESHSNTTAGTPTSAGNNAPSTSADADNDADADTNTATPTGSHTPLATSAGSEAETDPAQILNDQVNPRPQEATTIPPTSAASDIATNDAVTAPTTATGLAPGARTP from the coding sequence ATGAGAGAGGCGAATTATAGATCTGTGACGGCAAATCGTGCCACAGTAATTATATCGCAGACAGTATATGATAGAAGAGCGCTTGATAATGTGGCAGACTTACCTTTaatcaattctttgaaccATCTAGCGGCGCTATGTTCAAATTCGGAGCTGATACGAGAAGCTATATCGCAGGATGGCGCGTTAGAACGATTAGTTTCGATATTACATGAATGCTACATTCCGTTGGCAAATTTGCCGCAAAACACATTGAACCAGAATCTAAATCCATTACAAACGGTGAAACGGGATCGGCAGCTGGCGTATTTGTCGTGGAAATGGACGTTGGCGTACCAATGTTTGGTGTTGACTGGTACTAGAGGGACGCCGTATATGCGGGAACAAGTGGTAAAATCGGGGATCATTCCGATTATAGCCACAGTTTTAGACAACTACATGATATATGCCAAGAACTTCGACTTTATAAATAACACGCCAATACCGTTCACTTTCAGCGAACTTGTGGATATGGATTCGGATCTATTCCAGCTAACGGAGGAAGAGTTACAGACGCTGAACGAAATGGTGGATCCCTCGGATCCGTATTATAAGGAATACATGGCAATGGAGAAGCTGAAGCTTTTGGTAGGTCAAGCTGGGAACCAGTTTGGATTTGATCTCGAGAATGTAGCGGGACTGCATTTGAAGCCAAACGTGGTGACAGAGTTAGACACTGACTGGCAAAGTATGGCGcaagaagaactttgtGTTCCATTACCTGGTTCAGCTTTGGAAAACGTACTCATTATGCCTCCTAGAAGGTTCTTCCTGGGTAAGATGATACCTGAATTAGACGATGTTACGTGGGCCGTGCAACTGTTGGCGTTTTTGACCAAGAATACAGCTGTGAAGCCCGTGTTGCAAAAAACAACTCTTGTCGACTCGCTCTCGTTCAGGCCTATTCTTGAGAACGCAAAGCGCAGGATGTCGCGGACCATGGAACTAGACATGACCCCATTAAGCTTACATGCGGAGGCAAGCGATGAAGGAGAAGACGGcgaagaggaagaggaagaagacgatgacTCCGAAGAACCCCCTGAAGACAGAATGGATCTCTCTCCGGATGTAACTTTGATCGGGAAATACTTTAAGGAAATAGAACACCTCTTCGTAACGAAGCAGAAAGAgcatgaagaagaagagatatataCGGAGAAAGTAGACGATATCTTAAGTGTTAGGATCAAAAAAGAGGAGGTGCTACGCGAAAACTTCAAACAATATTGCCAGCAACAGGAAGAATGCTCAAGAGAACTAACAAGCGAAGATTGGAATAGAATATTCAACTACGACACCATAAACCTGTTTGCATTGGTTGAAAGATTCACCGTTAAGGGTTCCTTGAATGGAATGGTCAACTACTGGAGTTCTGTCATCATGCGTAACTCCTGCAGAAAACATGAGGCAACAGGCGTTCGCCAATGCGCAAACCTAAATTGTGGGAAATGGGAAGACCATCCCAAACAATTCCCCAAATGTAGGAGGTGTAAGCGTACAAAATATTGTTCCAGACTATGCCAACTAGAGTCCTGGGATTACCACCGATTCTGGTGCCAAGAATCGCATTCTAATACCACCGCTGGAACTCCAACTTCTGCAGGAAATAATGCGCCATCTACGAGTGCTGATGCTGACAatgatgctgatgctgatACAAATACAGCTACTCCAACAGGGTCCCACACTCCACTGGCCACAAGCGCAGGATCAGAAGCGGAAACAGATCCTGCACAAATACTAAACGATCAAGTTAACCCACGCCCGCAAGAAGCAACTACCATCCCTCCAACAAGTGCTGCATCGGATATTGCTACTAATGATGCAGTAACAGCCCCAACAACGGCCACTGGGCTTGCTCCAGGTGCTCGAACGCCATAG
- the VPH2 gene encoding Vph2p, with product MFDIAIGHGLLRQKLEELKEDRRASVSLQQEVVSFEVLAELYEQYWGDDTNINLEKLLASSDLRFKRKRVPGEEYTEEFKAELEKLRWVQKEQEYQDMIRRDSLVPAGTLNEHDPTISEINKEIKEQVAAVFNVLLTVFGTVYAVWYVTRSGWDIHIRIILCLFSGILVLIADAAMYNVYYRKIEEARALERKKKVVKKVIKRLI from the coding sequence ATGTTTGATATCGCGATTGGACATGGTTTACTGAGGCAGAAACtggaagaattgaaggaagaTCGTCGCGCATCGGTGAGTCTTCAACAAGAGGTAGTATCTTTTGAAGTGCTAGCGGAATTATACGAGCAATACTGGGGCGATGATACTAATATAAACCTGGAGAAGCTACTGGCCAGCAGCGATCTTCGGTTCAAGCGGAAAAGGGTACCTGGTGAAGAGTATACAGAAGAATTTAAGGCGGAGTTGGAAAAACTGAGATGGGTTcaaaaggaacaagagTACCAGGATATGATCAGGCGAGACTCTTTAGTTCCTGCAGGAACACTGAATGAGCACGATCCTACAATTTCAGAAATTAACAAGGAGATCAAAGAGCAGGTAGCAGCAGTATTCAATGTTCTTTTGACGGTTTTCGGTACAGTTTACGCGGTTTGGTACGTGACAAGAAGCGGATGGGATATTCACATACGGATCATTTTGTGCCTATTCAGTGGTATTTTGGTGTTGATAGCGGATGCTGCGATGTACAACGTGTATTATCGTAAGATTGAAGAAGCGCGGGCTCTGGAAcgcaagaagaaggtggtgAAGAAAGTAATCAAGCGGTTGATATAA
- the SRT1 gene encoding ditrans,polycis-polyprenyl diphosphate synthase gives MTLSHFWPTKEQVEQLEVPAYDEEVAADLYEQNEGYLAKISTSSLHHARQQLSRLRVKTSVLTRFVAWFQTFMLAVLSYGPTPQHLSFIMDGNRRYAKRLGQPVKEGHKAGGAKLIDILYICKRLNVNSVSAYAFSIENFNRSPAEVDTLMGLLGYYIDQFTQRATDARDDLYGIKLKIAGDMSYLSGDLVAKIRKAEELTRNGTQFTLYLALPYTSRNDIAHAMKVSVENCVNSNADITEEALTQNMYFEKHSDKCDLLIRTSGHTRLSDYMLWQVHENGILEFSDCLWPDYGFWRLYFTMLKWSFYNTWQQASLNWDNEQQQKEYSNNNNNNNASGGGKHNNNSSWFPALSDLMPGPVSAFRKTKGISLESLPPAPLAVTVVDRK, from the coding sequence ATGACATTATCGCATTTTTGGCCTACAAAAGAGCAGGTGGAACAGTTGGAAGTGCCAGCTTACGATGAGGAAGTGGCGGCAGATTTGTACGAACAGAACGAGGGGTACTTGGCGAAAATAAGTACGTCCAGTCTTCACCATGCAAGGCAGCAGTTGAGCCGATTAAGAGTGAAGACATCTGTTTTGACGCGGTTTGTAGCGTGGTTTCAGACTTTTATGTTGGCAGTACTATCGTACGGGCCCACGCCGCAGCATTTGTCATTTATTATGGATGGTAACCGCCGATACGCCAAGAGGTTGGGACAACCAGTGAAAGAGGGTCACAAGGCTGGTGGAGCGAAGCTCATTGATATTTTATACATTTGTAAGCGGCTCAACGTGAACAGTGTGAGCGCTTACGCGTTTTCGATCGAGAACTTTAACAGGTCTCCAGCTGAGGTAGATACTCTCATGGGGTTGTTAGGATACTACATTGATCAGTTCACACAAAGGGCGACTGATGCAAGGGATGATTTGTATGGGATCAAGCTAAAGATCGCTGGTGATATGTCGTACTTGAGCGGCGATTTGGTTGCCAAAATCAGGAAAGCAGAGGAATTGACTCGCAACGGGACGCAATTTACTCTATACTTGGCGTTACCATATACATCGCGTAACGATATTGCCCACGCGATGAAAGTGAGTGTAGAAAATTGTGTCAATTCTAACGCTGATATCACCGAAGAAGCGCTTACCCAAAATATGTATTTTGAGAAACACTCCGATAAATGCGACCTCTTGATAAGAACCAGTGGCCATACTAGACTTTCAGATTACATGTTGTGGCAGGTCCACGAGAACGGTATTCTTGAGTTTTCCGACTGTTTGTGGCCTGATTACGGATTCTGGAGATTGTACTTTACCATGCTCAAGTGGAGCTTTTACAACACTTGGCAACAAGCCAGCTTGAATTGGGACaatgaacaacaacaaaaggaatatagtaataataataataataataatgcaTCCGGTGGTGGTAAACACAACAATAATTCCTCGTGGTTCCCTGCCTTGAGCGACCTAATGCCAGGTCCGGTGTCAGCCTTTAGAAAGACAAAGGGCATCTCCTTAGAATCGCTACCACCCGCCCCATTGGCAGTGACTGTTGTTGACCGCAAGTAA
- the OAC1 gene encoding Oac1p, with protein sequence MSEPKEEKHNQKTAAHKVSKFGSFVAGGLAACIAVTVTNPFDTVKTRMQLQGEMHAGAAKVYTNPIQAVGVIFKNEGMRGLQKGLSSAYIYQIALNGSRLGFYEPIRRLLNNTFYPNIESHKVQNIGINVVAGASSGIIGAVVGSPLFLIKTRMQSYSNAIHIGQQTHYTSVFNGLSTIFRNEGFKGLYRGVDAAILRTGVGSSVQLPIYNICKNFFLKNDILNDGTALHLLSSTISGFGVAVVMNPWDVVLTRVYNQKGNLYKGPIDCFVKTVKAEGFSALYKGFGAQILRIGPHTILCLTFLEQTMKLVYAVESRFA encoded by the coding sequence atGTCCGAGCCTAAGGAAGAGAAACACAATCAAAAGACGGCCGCCCACAAGGTCAGTAAGTTTGGGTCATTTGTAGCCGGTGGGTTGGCAGCATGTATTGCTGTGACTGTGACAAACCCGTTCGACACCGTGAAAACCCGTATGCAGTTGCAGGGCGAAATGCATGCGGGTGCAGCTAAGGTGTACACAAACCCAATCCAAGCTGTTGGTGTGATCTTCAAGAACGAGGGTATGCGTGGTTTACAAAAAGGTTTGAGCAGTGCTTACATCTATCAGATTGCATTGAACGGGTCGCGGTTAGGGTTTTATGAACCAATCAGACGTCTTCTCAACAACACTTTCTATCCAAACATTGAGTCTCACAAGGTCCAAAATATCGGAATCAACGTTGTTGCTGGTGCCTCTTCCGGTATCATTGGTGCAGTGGTGGGGTCGCCGCTCTTTTTGATCAAAACTAGAATGCAATCGTACTCGAATGCGATCCACATTGGCCAACAAACCCACTATACCTCTGTTTTCAACGGGTTGTCCACCATTTTCCGTAACGAAGGATTCAAGGGTCTATACAGAGGTGTTGACGCCGCAATTTTGAGAACCGGTGTCGGATCCTCCGTTCAATTGCCAATCTACAACATCTGtaaaaacttcttcttaaaGAACGACATCCTAAATGATGGTACAGCTTTGCACTTGCTATCCTCCACCATCTCGGGTTTCGGGGTGGCAGTCGTCATGAACCCATGGGACGTCGTCCTAACCAGAGTCTATAATCAAAAGGGCAATCTCTACAAGGGTCCAATCGACTGTTTCGTTAAAACAGTCAAGGCAGAAGGTTTTTCTGCCCTATACAAAGGTTTCGGAGCCCAAATCTTAAGAATCGGTCCACACACTATCCTCTGTTTGACCTTCTTGGAACAAACCATGAAGCTGGTCTATGCAGTTGAAAGCAGATTCGCCTAG